A window from Mercenaria mercenaria strain notata unplaced genomic scaffold, MADL_Memer_1 contig_3949, whole genome shotgun sequence encodes these proteins:
- the LOC128553566 gene encoding protein UXT-like translates to MAEFSSKVLEYERFVNEKLKEDLRLILEQRDKTYGQIAEYLQLKTTIEKIKESKQTEGLKTKVDIGCNFYVQANVPDSSRIYVFIGFGFFLEMTLDEALKFIGKRTKLLNEHTDRLTDDAAKVKANIRLVLEGLRELQQIKNEPETQRREM, encoded by the coding sequence ATGGCTGAATTCTCTAGCAAAGTTCTTGAGTATGAAAGATTTGTAAATGAAAAGTTAAAAGAAGATCTGAGATTAATTCTGGAACAAAGGGATAAAACTTACGGACAAATTGCAGAATATTTGCAGCTTAAAACaaccattgaaaaaataaaagaaagcaaGCAAACAGAAGGTTTAAAGACAAAAGTTGATATTGGATGCAATTTTTATGTTCAAGCGAACGTTCCAGATTCTTCAAGAATCTATGTTTTCATAGGATTTGGGTTCTTTTTAGAAATGACACTTGATGAAGCACTAAAGTTTATAGGGAAAAGGACCAAATTACTGAATGAGCACACTGATAGACTAACAGATGATGCCGCTAAAGTGAAGGCAAATATACGGCTAGTCCTTGAAGGTTTGAGGGaattacaacaaataaaaaatgaaccAGAGACGCAAAGAAGAGAGATGTAA